In Saccharomycodes ludwigii strain NBRC 1722 chromosome III, whole genome shotgun sequence, one DNA window encodes the following:
- the IPI3 gene encoding chromatin-binding/pre-rRNA-processing protein IPI3 (similar to Saccharomyces cerevisiae YNL182C | IPI3 | Involved in Processing ITS2), producing MEEEIIFSTKTAITHSYLHSTLDQFQYKQSTTSTFNSIALIEAPGSHKSNYLFVNQPGKAVINVYNIKKEGVEQRLPVVDAMECTCILTKSYKLITSSKTALYIWDLANGLLLNCIKLAHYQKINKIIPFQNEKYIVTCSEDSTLKVWEVSELLRADAYDNDKVKCYWMSKDHNLGITDVVVIGDSNVFTSSKDQTIRCYKWEKILEIDDRATNSDTNRFGLSLKLTYSCSKPVYSIIVDSAIRCIYAGMLDEVISIPVIYKLEGDSVNNGVTKYVNLLNSNNNAPSTQNVYSCIAPSSIKSLKTSDILQKFQMNQVIVGMVIHGVKADKLNINMDCTILLVGDSNTGKLICLDTYSKQVLKEINSGGNINEFTNIIIKPVVKAANLGNTSTSNNGHDNWKFPNLQRSVATSNDNHDLIWKNNTLGSKEEEYIIDTKKNLLLDDFERYLNDFVRTDEHLFHQLDNVKTHNILQFDHTAPNTNSSKDQEIADLKETVKKLTSAYKDLRELYELPK from the coding sequence ATGGAAGAAGAAATCATTTTTAGTACCAAAACAGCAATAACACATAGTTATTTGCATTCTACATTGGATCAATTTCAATATAAACAATCAACAACATCTACTTTCAATTCGATAGCTTTAATTGAGGCTCCTGGATCCCACAAGTCAaattatctttttgttaATCAACCGGGAAAAGCAGTTATTAATGTATacaacattaaaaaagaggGTGTTGAACAAAGGTTACCCGTTGTTGATGCAATGGAATGTACTTGTATTTTGACCAAATCATACAAATTGATAACAAGTAGTAAAACTGCATTATATATCTGGGATTTGGCCAATggtttgttattaaattgTATTAAACTAGCgcattatcaaaaaatcaataaaattatccCCTTTCAAAATGAGAAATATATAGTTACTTGTAGTGAAGACTCTACATTAAAGGTGTGGGAAGTATCAGAGTTGTTACGAGCCGATGCTTATGATAATGACAAAGTTAAATGTTATTGGATGAGTAAGGATCATAATTTGGGTATTACGGATGTCGTAGTCATTGGAGACTCCAATGTGTTCACATCTTCTAAGGATCAGACTATTAGATGCTATAAGTGGGAAAAAATACTTGAAATTGACGACCGTGCTACTAATTCCGATACCAATAGATTTGGCTTATCTTTGAAGTTAACTTATAGTTGTTCAAAACCGGtttatagtattattgtgGATTCGGCCATAAGATGTATCTATGCTGGTATGCTTGATGAAGTAATTAGTATTCCAGTAATATATAAGCTTGAGGGTGATAGTGTTAATAATGGCGTTACTAAATAcgttaatttattaaattctaataataatgcacCCTCTACTCAAAATGTTTATTCCTGTATTGCTCCTAGTAGTATTAAAAGCCTTAAGACCTCAGATATTTTACAGAAATTCCAAATGAATCAAGTCATAGTTGGTATGGTGATTCATGGCGTTAAAGCGGATAAATTGAACATTAATATGGACTGTactattttattagttGGAGATAGTAACACGGGTAAATTAATCTGTTTGGATACCTATTCCAAacaagttttaaaagagATCAATAGTGGGGGTAATATAAATGAATTTAccaatatcattattaaacCAGTAGTAAAAGCTGCAAACTTGGGTAATACGTCCACTTCTAATAATGGACATGATAATTGGAAATTTCCCAACTTACAAAGGAGTGTTGCAACTTCAAATGACAACCATGACTTAATatggaaaaataatacattaGGCTCGaaggaagaagaatatATTATCGATACCAAAAAGAATTTGCTGTTGGATGATTTTGAAAgatatttaaatgattttgtGCGTACGGATGAACATCTATTTCATCAATTGGATAATGTAAAAACACACAACATTTTACAATTTGACCATACTGCTCCTAATACCAATTCGAGTAAGGATCAAGAAATTGCTGACCTTAAAGAAactgttaaaaaattaacatcGGCTTACAAAGATTTAAGGGAATTGTATGAGCTTCCTAAATAG
- the NOP6 gene encoding Nop6p (similar to Saccharomyces cerevisiae YDL213C | NOP6 | NucleOlar Protein), which yields MTDIGNSTATGTQKLTKKQLKAKQFKKTKEEREKEKDLRKRKKEEEEEGNDKQESAAPLKKKRKTRRGKGGKTKNKNSGNRFIIFVGNLPYDVDKTDLIAHFKSSSPDEIRIRSDKGIAFLEFDGAKDSVNIQRRMDKALLQHKTLLKNRRINVELTAGGGGNSSNRLEKIKKKNDVLDKERDERLTKLKSGSATTNNNKTNNNTISVSSTHTHPDRLKLLK from the coding sequence ATGACAGATATTGGTAATAGCACTGCAACCGGTACTCAAAAATTAActaaaaaacaattgaaagccaaacaatttaaaaaaactaaagaGGAACgtgaaaaggaaaaagatttgaggaagagaaaaaaggaagaagaggaagagggAAACGATAAACAGGAATCTGCTGCCccgttgaaaaaaaagaggaaaacTAGAAGAGGTAAAGGCGGTAAAACCAAGAATAAGAATAGTGGTAatagatttattatatttgtaGGTAATTTACCATACGATGTGGATAAAACTGATCTAATTGCTCATTTTAAATCAAGTTCTCCCGATGAAATTAGAATAAGATCAGACAAAGGTATTGCCTTTTTAGAATTTGATGGTGCGAAAGATAGCGTAAACATTCAAAGAAGGATGGATAAAGCGTTATTACAGCATAAAACTTTATTGAAGAACAGAAGGATAAATGTCGAATTAACTgctggtggtggtggtaacaGCTCTAATAGATtagaaaagattaaaaagaagaatGATGTGTTGGATAAAGAAAGAGACGAAAGATTAACTAAATTGAAAAGTGGGAGTGCCACcactaataacaataaaacgaataataataccatttCTGTTTCATCCACCCATACACATCCAGATAGGTTAAAATTGCTAAAATAG
- the NPR1 gene encoding serine/threonine protein kinase NPR1 (similar to Saccharomyces cerevisiae YNL183C | NPR1 | Nitrogen Permease Reactivator (paralog of YDL214C | PRR2)) yields MSSLTKLLQEKKKLEQIQSVNGVPNAANNVSSITTIAEQKGKETGRDISASIDDNVTTSSEPSVKKSLYKTDYEKNSIPNNTPTNTINNQRQNQPIPSLNVNGNGFSSSFISNNFAHTATYGSSNRTSEFKGPNSFSQRNYPSLSSSIPYSVPNHSGNNTTPSSNSTSTASSPKQPQSLNTNNVNVTASNFSSSTPNNNSNWLENSGLLPNNIAVINSNIIASPKVDTVEPRFVISKQKFHESRQQQHHNGGSGGTSAATSNNASSSNNNSNNTHSDSGSRSNSLTSQLGNLFFNSSNSGGSHTHHSHSSNNNNSTTRSKRSASINSTHNNNSTSATTANTSTSSTSVPKPIRARQSNIYSVSRTPVSSYTDSFIGSPSSLHENPPNQQFIPRSRHSSIVDFKRFFKKSSSNTTTAISTHSTSPVTPVGGSGGGMGATNSNSSSFNGPSSHGSSNSDLIYGSTLSQQTSHTSSNNTNTKLPFHKRYIKTGDDLGAGAGGSVKVVKRISDNKIFAVKEFRAKYENETKRDYIKKITSEYCIGTTLRHPNIVETIEIVYDENRVFQVMEYCDFDLFAIVMSNKMSYEEICCCFKQILNGVEYLHSIGLAHRDLKLDNCVVNNNGIVKLIDFGAAVVFSYPFSQKLVTSSGIVGSDPYLAPEVCIFSKYDPRPVDVWSVAMIFVCMILKKFPWKIPKLKDNSFKLFCSGRDCDSLSALVTKTPNPPSYEDAATDKTATSTPTPTPTPTPNKPNSNNPSDPDNVNIGPQRLLHNLPEETHHIIGRMVDLAPACRANIDEIMSDPWIEGIEMCFVDDNAHVICAENHTHTIVDQSVAHIAGLEKKKNSKKS; encoded by the coding sequence atgtCTTCTTTAACCAAATTactacaagaaaaaaaaaagttagaaCAAATACAAAGTGTTAATGGCGTCCCTAATGCTGCTAATAATGTGAGTAGTATAACTACTATTGCAGAGCAGAAAGGAAAGGAGACGGGGCGAGATATTTCTGCTTCTATTGATGACAATGTAACCACTAGTTCTGAACCAAgtgttaaaaaatcattgtATAAAACagattatgaaaaaaacaGTATACCTAACAATACACCTACTAATACTATAAATAATCAAAGACAAAATCAACCAATTCCATCCTTAAATGTCAATGGTAATGGGTTTTCTTCTAGTTTTATTTCGAACAATTTTGCTCATACCGCTACATATGGGTCGTCTAATAGAACAAGTGAGTTCAAAGGTCCTAATTCCTTTTCACAAAGAAATTATCCGTCCTTGTCTTCTAGTATTCCATATTCAGTACCCAATCATAGTGGCAATAATACTACTCCCTCTTCTAACTCAACTTCCACTGCTAGTTCTCCAAAACAACCACAATCATTGAATACAAATAATGTTAATGTTACCGCTagtaatttttcttcttctacaCCTAATAACAATTCTAATTGGTTGGAAAATTCAGGTTTATTACCAAATAATATAGCTGTAATTAATTCCAATATTATTGCATCTCCCAAAGTTGATACTGTTGAGCCAAGATTTGTTATTTCCAAACAGAAGTTCCATGAGAGTAGACAGCAGCAGCATCATAATGGTGGTAGTGGCGGTACTAGTGCTGCTACGAGCAATAATGCTAGTAgtagcaacaacaatagtaataatacgCATAGTGATTCGGGATCCAGGTCCAATTCATTGACATCGCAATTAGGCAATTTATTCTTCAACTCTAGTAATAGCGGTGGCAGTCATACACATCACAGTCACAGtagcaacaataacaatagtacTACTAGGTCGAAGCGTAGTGCTAGTATTAATAGCACgcataataacaatagtacGTCAGCAACTACCGCTAATACATCAACTTCCAGTACCAGTGTTCCTAAGCCTATTCGAGCAAGGCAAAGTAACATTTATAGTGTTTCTAGAACACCAGTTTCGTCTTATACTGACTCCTTTATTGGTTCACCGTCCTCTCTTCATGAAAATCCGCCGAATCAACAGTTTATTCCCAGATCACGTCATTCTTCCATTGTAGactttaaaagatttttcaaaaaatcttCTTCTAACACAACGACTGCCATTTCGACCCACAGCACCTCTCCAGTCACACCTGTAGGTGGTTCAGGCGGTGGCATGGGTGCTACTAATAGTAATTCGAGTAGTTTTAATGGACCCAGCAGTCATGGTAGTTCTAACAGCGACTTGATTTATGGTAGTACGTTATCTCAACAAACTTCACATACTAgttctaataatactaatactaagCTGCCCTTTCATAAAAGATATATTAAAACTGGCGATGATTTAGGTGCAGGTGCAGGTGGTAGTGTCAAAGTTGTAAAGAGGATTAgcgataataaaatatttgcaGTCAAGGAATTTAGAGCCaaatatgaaaatgaaaCTAAGAGGGATTACATTAAGAAAATCACTAGTGAATATTGTATTGGTACCACTTTACGTCATCCAAATATCGTTGAAACTATTGAAATTGTCTATGACGAAAACAGAGTTTTTCAAGTCATGGAATATTGTGATTTTGACTTATTTGCCATTGTTATGAGTAATAAAATGTCTTATGAAGagatttgttgttgtttcaaacaaattttaaatggtGTCGAGTATCTACACAGCATTGGTCTAGCGCATCGTGATTTGAAATTAGATAATTGTgtagttaataataatgggaTTGTTAAATTGATTGATTTTGGTGCAGCTGTTGTATTTTCTTATCCTTTTTCCCAGAAATTAGTAACATCTAGTGGTATTGTTGGTAGTGATCCATATTTGGCCCCTGAAGtttgtatttttagtaAATATGATCCTCGTCCAGTCGATGTTTGGTCTGTTGCCatgatttttgtttgtatgATATTGAAGAAATTCCCTTGGAAAATTCCCAAGTTAAAAGATAATTCCTTTAAGTTGTTTTGTAGTGGCAGAGATTGTGATTCCTTAAGTGCATTAGTGACTAAAACACCTAATCCCCCAAGTTATGAGGATGCTGCAACCGACAAGACTGCTACTTCAACACCAACACCAACACCAACACCAACACCCAATAAACCCAATAGCAATAATCCTTCTGATCCTGATAATGTTAATATCGGTCCTCAAAGGTTGTTACATAATTTGCCTGAAGAAACACATCACATTATAGGCAGAATGGTAGATTTGGCTCCTGCTTGTAGAGCTaatattgatgaaattATGAGCGACCCATGGATTGAAGGTATCGAAATGTGTTTTGTAGATGATAATGCTCATGTTATCTGTGCTGAAAACCATACACATACTATTGTGGACCAAAGTGTTGCTCACATTGCGggtttagaaaaaaagaagaattcTAAGAAGAGTTGA
- the MRPL19 gene encoding mitochondrial 54S ribosomal protein uL11m (similar to Saccharomyces cerevisiae YNL185C | MRPL19 | Mitochondrial Ribosomal Protein Large subunit), whose product MSAKNLIVKLIVGAGQAAPSPPVGPALGSKGIKAMDFCKEFNARTANYQVGVPIPVLITIKPDRSFQFEMKSPPTGYLLLKALNKDKGHGQPSATNNIGTLSLKHIYEIAKIKKTDNRHTSLDIKGIVKSIVGVARSMGIKVIP is encoded by the coding sequence ATGTCAGCTAAAAATCTAATAGTCAAATTAATAGTAGGTGCTGGCCAAGCTGCTCCATCTCCACCAGTCGGACCGGCTTTAGGTTCTAAAGGTATAAAAGCCATGGATTTCTGTAAAGAATTTAATGCTCGAACAGCCAATTATCAAGTCGGTGTACCAATACCAGTTTTGATAACTATTAAGCCAGATAgatcttttcaatttgaaATGAAATCACCACCAACAGGGTATTTGTTATTGAAAGCTTTAAACAAAGATAAAGGACATGGTCAGCCTAGtgctactaataatatcgGGACTTTAAGTCTAAAGCATATTTATGAAATTGCCAAAATTAAGAAGACTGATAATAGGCATACTTCTTTGGATATAAAGGGTATTGTCAAAAGCATCGTTGGGGTTGCTAGGAGTATGGGCATTAAAGTTATCCcatga